One Suricata suricatta isolate VVHF042 chromosome X, meerkat_22Aug2017_6uvM2_HiC, whole genome shotgun sequence genomic region harbors:
- the ARMCX2 gene encoding armadillo repeat-containing X-linked protein 2 — translation MSRVRDAGCVAAGIVIGASAWYCVYKYARRRNQTKKRLAKPKTRFVARTGARARAGLRAGFTIDLGPGFSPPIPARTQDDDRAQDEVSALDVAGAEGVAPAVSSAEAQSGAGSQVQEVEGSGVEPKAEPVVGATAVSSMVPHPREGEASVAAEAPTIARGPKLPEVPGTAEAPGMPAAPPRALVTPPRAPVPTEAVSPNEAMEAPVRATPTAAPVPSGATVPTGAAEVPGTSGSPRTAAASKKATPGAHTGAIPKAGSATGAVPKGGAKGTKSRTGGKGKGKKNKVEVDELGLGFRPGDGAAAAAAASANGGHAFLAEIPDSEEGESGWTDTESESDSEPETQQRGRGKRPIPMQKRPFPYEIDEILGVRDLRKVLALLQKSDDPFIQQVALLTLSNNANYSCNQDTIRKLGGLPIIANMINKTDPHIKEKALMAMNNLSENYENQGRLQVYMNKVMDDIMASNLNSAVQVVGLKFLTNMTITNDYQHLLVNSIANFFRLLSQGGGKIKVEILKILSNFAENPDMLKKLLSTQVPSSFSSLYNSYVESEILINALTLFEIIYDNLRAEVFNYREFNKGSLFYLCTTSGVCVKKIRALADHHDLLVKVKVIKLVDKF, via the coding sequence ATGAGCCGAGTTCGAGATGCTGGCTGTGTAGCCGCCGGGATAGTGATTGGGGCTAGTGCCTGGTACTGTGTCTACAAATACGCCAGGCGAAGAAATCAGACAAAGAAGAGACTGGCCAAGCCCAAGACCAGGTTTGTGGCCAGAACTGGAGCCAGGGCTAGAGCTGGACTAAGGGCTGGATTCACAATTGACCTTGGGCCTGGATTCAGCCCTCCCATCCCAGCCCGCACTCAGGACGATGACAGGGCCCAGGATGAAGTCTCTGCTCTGGATGTGGCTGGGGCTGAGGGAGTGGCCCCAGCTGTGTCCAgtgctgaggctcagagtggggcAGGAAGTCAGGTCCAGGAGGTAGAAGGGTCAGGAGTTGAACCTAAGGCCGAACCAGTAGTCGGGGCCACAGCGGTTTCTTCAATGGTACCACATCCCAGGGAGGGAGAGGCTTCCGTGGCGGCAGAGGCCCCCACAATCGCAAGGGGTCCCAAACTGCCAGAAGTCCCCGGCACAGCAGAGGCTCCCGGGATGCCAGCGGCACCTCCCAGGGCGTTAGTGACGCCTCCCAGGGCGCCGGTGCCTACCGAGGCTGTGTCACCTAACGAGGCTATGGAGGCTCCTGTAAGGGCGACGCCTACTGCGGCGCCAGTGCCTTCTGGAGCAACAGTGCCTACTGGGGCTGCAGAGGTTCCTGGGACTTCAGGATCCCCTAGAACCGCAGCCGCCTCCAAGAAAGCAACCCCTGGGGCTCATACAGGCGCTATACCTAAGGCTGGATCAGCAACTGGAGCTGTACCCAAAGGTGGAGCCAAGGGAACCAAGTCTCGGACTGGgggcaagggcaagggcaagAAAAACAAGGTTGAAGTAGATGAATTGGGGCTGGGTTTCCGCCCTGGGGATGGGGCTGCAGCAGCTGCTGCAGCCTCGGCTAATGGAGGTCACGCTTTCCTGGCAGAGATCCCTGATTCTGAggaaggggagtctgggtggACTGACACAGAGTCAGAGTCAGATTCTGAGCCTGAAacccagcagagagggagaggaaagagacccaTTCCCATGCAGAAGCGCCCCTTTCCTTATGAAATAGATGAGATTCTCGGCGTCCGAGACCTCAGGAAGGTCCTTGCTTTGCTTCAAAAATCAGATGATCCTTTCATCCAACAGGTAGCTTTGCTCACTCTGAGCAACAATGCCAACTATTCATGCAACCAAGACACAATTCGCAAATTGGGAGGACTCCCAATTATTGCAAACATGATCAACAAAACTGATCCCCACATTAAGGAAAAAGCCTTAATGGCCATGAATAACCTGAGTGAGAACTATGAAAATCAGGGCCGACTTCAGGTATATATGAATAAAGTGATGGATGATATCATGGCCTCTAACCTGAACTCAGCAGTACAGGTAGTTGGActaaaatttttaacaaacatGACTATTACCAATGACTACCAACACCTGCTTGTCAACTCCATTGCAAATTTTTTCCGTTTGTTATCTCAGGGAGGTGGAAAAATCAAggttgaaattttgaaaatactttcgAATTTTGCTGAAAATCCAGATATGTTAAAAAAACTGCTCAGCACCCAAGTGCCATCATCATTTAGTTCTCTTTATAATTCCTATGTGGAATCAGAGATTCTTATTAATGCCCTTACTCTATTTGAGATCATCTATGACAATCTCAGAGCAGAAGTATTCAACTACAGAGAATTCAATAAAGGTTCCCTGTTTTACTTATGCACTACATCTGGAGTGTGCGTTAAGAAAATTCGAGCCTTAGCAGATCACCATGACCTCTTGGTGAAAGTAAAAGTTATAAAACTAGTGGACAAATTCTGA